The Sesamum indicum cultivar Zhongzhi No. 13 linkage group LG1, S_indicum_v1.0, whole genome shotgun sequence genome includes a window with the following:
- the LOC105167121 gene encoding MND1-interacting protein 1 isoform X2 has protein sequence MAGSRGGKHSKSKGKTKSKKSDAINKKPEAFSSSLDLAQMSNKNHGGLQDSKDKNPQPNVSSASNTNRFKYTEDELEEFLYSKLEVLYNEARDWLLKLGYCMPEVEKAFLSAGYIHGPMDLLNNILANTIAFLEKKFEPKMEPFNDMDELYESVHETLVDSVMEMHLGMRRSDAIWHLLIRNWGHVPSTTITSHLQSGNQNMNSMLVHGSSGSSSHNKNEDAGALGSSSVSKKVTSESDTGSSLNKVGILERINLTPAFASHFRRDVIFLMAAVQREIGGQAVPTASEKPIEISDILSPEFLTSITDCTYEVCSDDPRTAVIADLVKSIRDLQEEVKGQKEWAHRKVVDSAKRLSKDLLELKMLRMEKLDKEKRKNDKIHAEKSCVLRLMETEQSLRKVNLEVSFMTETVRRLETKNSQIRADIQALKLNASESNREMKEVLTRERRCMKKLADFGKQTSIFRSQCEEEKQRLLQLELELLEVEKEAAEAEMKWKQEIKEKEHMVAVLAEETRKVQIHKAESRAQLLKLRKKVEIDSRLARDDRKRLEDELSRLRMSCQMPDMLLEDDSFWSNITEATASSSTAPYGSSQETSRHWNCMLCLQNEVSVVFLPCTHQVICFPCYERNFKTVGGLCPYCQVKIEESIRVYGPSS, from the exons ATGGCTGGTTCAAGAGGAGGTAAACACTCAAAGAGCAAAGGAAAAACTAAGTCAAAGAAGTCTGATGCAATCAACAAGAAGCCTGAAGCATTCAGTTCTAGTCTTGATTTGGCTCAAATGTCGAACAAGAATCATGGTGGACTGCAGGATTCCAAGGACAAGAATCCTCAGCCAAATGTAAGTTCTGCATCAAACACAAACAGGTTCAAATATACAGAAGATGAGCTGGAGGAATTTCTTTATTCCAAGCTTGAAGTGTTATATAATGAAGCCAGAGATTGGCTGTTGAAATTAGGATATTGTATGCCAGAAGTAGAAAAGGCATTCCTAAGTGCTGGGTACATTCATGGTCCAATGGATCTTCTGAACAACATTTTGGCAAATACAATTGCTTTCCTTGAAAAAAAGTTTGAGCCAAAAATGGAACCTTTCAACGACATGGATGAGTTATATGAGTCCGTGCACGAAACTCTGGTAGATTCTGTCATGGAAATGCACCTGGGCATGCGAAGGTCCGATGCCATCTGGCATCTTTTAATCAGGAACTGGGGTCATGTTCCATCAACCACCATAACTTCTCATCTGCAGAGTGGGAATCAGAATATGAATAGCATGTTGGTTCATGGGTCTTCTGGCAGTAGTAGTcacaataaaaatgaagatgcTGGTGCGCTTGGTTCATCTTCTGTTTCCAAGAAAGTTACATCTGAATCGGATACTGGTTCATCACTGAACAAGGTTGGGATCTTGGAAAGGATCAATCTGACACCAGCATTTGCATCTCATTTTAGACGGGATGTCATTTTCCTTATGGCTGCTGTACAGAGAGAAATTGGGGGGCAGGCTGTTCCAACTGCCAGTGAAAAACCAATAGAAATTTCTGATATTTTGAGTCCTGAGTTCCTTACATCCATAACAGACTGCACCTATGAGGTTTGTTCTGATGATCCAAGAACTGCTGTGATAGCTGACCTGGTAAAAAGTATCAGGGACCTTCAGGAAGAAGTGAAAGGGCAAAAGGAATGGGCTCACCGGAAAGTGGTAGATTCCGCGAAAAGGTTAAGTAAAGATTTGCTGGAACTTAAGATGTTAAGGATGGAGAAATTGGAtaaggaaaaaaggaaaaatgacaaaatccaTGCTGAAAAGTCATGCGTATTGAGGCTTATGGAGACAGAACAGTCCCTGCGAAAAGTGAATCTTGAAGTAAGCTTCATGACTGAGACTGTGAGAAGGCTGGAAACTAAAAATTCCCAAATTAGAGCAGATATTCAAGCACTTAAGTTGAACGCTTCAGAGTCTAACAGAGAGATGAAAGAAGTTCTGACGAGAGAAAGGAGATGCATGAAAAAGCTTGCTGATTTTGGGAAGCAGACCAGCATATTTCGATCACAGTGTGAGGAAGAGAAGCAGAGGCTGCTGCAGCTGGAACTAGAGTTGCTTGAAGTAGAGAAAGAAGCTGCAGAAGCTGAG ATGAAATGGAAGCAGgaaattaaggaaaaagaGCATATGGTTGCCGTGCTGGCTGAAGAAACTAGAAAGGTGCAGATTCATAAAGCTGAGTCAAGAGCCCAGTTGTTAAAGCTGCGCAAGAAAGTGGAGATAGACAGTCGGCTAGCAAGGGATGACCGTAAAAGACTTGAAGATGAGCTCTCTCGTCTCCGCATGTCTTGTCAAATGCCAGATATGTTACTGGAGGATGACAGTTTCTGGAGCAACATCACTGAAGCAACGGCATCATCATCTACTGCTCCATATGGATCTTCTCAAGAAACCTCCAGGCACTGGAACTGCATGCTTTGCTTGCAGAATGAAGTGTCTGTGGTGTTCTTACCTTGCACACACCAAGTCATTTGTTTTCCTTGTTATGAAAGGAACTTCAAAACAGTGGGTGGCCTGTGTCCATATTGTCAGGTAAAAATTGAAGAGAGCATCAGAGTTTATGGTCCAAGCTCCTAA
- the LOC105167121 gene encoding MND1-interacting protein 1 isoform X1: MAGSRGGKHSKSKGKTKSKKSDAINKKPEAFSSSLDLAQMSNKNHGGLQDSKDKNPQPNVSSASNTNRFKYTEDELEEFLYSKLEVLYNEARDWLLKLGYCMPEVEKAFLSAGYIHGPMDLLNNILANTIAFLEKKFEPKMEPFNDMDELYESVHETLVDSVMEMHLGMRRSDAIWHLLIRNWGHVPSTTITSHLQSGNQNMNSMLVHGSSGSSSHNKNEDAGALGSSSVSKKVTSESDTGSSLNKVGILERINLTPAFASHFRRDVIFLMAAVQREIGGQAVPTASEKPIEISDILSPEFLTSITDCTYEVCSDDPRTAVIADLVKSIRDLQEEVKGQKEWAHRKVVDSAKRLSKDLLELKMLRMEKLDKEKRKNDKIHAEKSCVLRLMETEQSLRKVNLEVSFMTETVRRLETKNSQIRADIQALKLNASESNREMKEVLTRERRCMKKLADFGKQTSIFRSQCEEEKQRLLQLELELLEVEKEAAEAEQMKWKQEIKEKEHMVAVLAEETRKVQIHKAESRAQLLKLRKKVEIDSRLARDDRKRLEDELSRLRMSCQMPDMLLEDDSFWSNITEATASSSTAPYGSSQETSRHWNCMLCLQNEVSVVFLPCTHQVICFPCYERNFKTVGGLCPYCQVKIEESIRVYGPSS; encoded by the exons ATGGCTGGTTCAAGAGGAGGTAAACACTCAAAGAGCAAAGGAAAAACTAAGTCAAAGAAGTCTGATGCAATCAACAAGAAGCCTGAAGCATTCAGTTCTAGTCTTGATTTGGCTCAAATGTCGAACAAGAATCATGGTGGACTGCAGGATTCCAAGGACAAGAATCCTCAGCCAAATGTAAGTTCTGCATCAAACACAAACAGGTTCAAATATACAGAAGATGAGCTGGAGGAATTTCTTTATTCCAAGCTTGAAGTGTTATATAATGAAGCCAGAGATTGGCTGTTGAAATTAGGATATTGTATGCCAGAAGTAGAAAAGGCATTCCTAAGTGCTGGGTACATTCATGGTCCAATGGATCTTCTGAACAACATTTTGGCAAATACAATTGCTTTCCTTGAAAAAAAGTTTGAGCCAAAAATGGAACCTTTCAACGACATGGATGAGTTATATGAGTCCGTGCACGAAACTCTGGTAGATTCTGTCATGGAAATGCACCTGGGCATGCGAAGGTCCGATGCCATCTGGCATCTTTTAATCAGGAACTGGGGTCATGTTCCATCAACCACCATAACTTCTCATCTGCAGAGTGGGAATCAGAATATGAATAGCATGTTGGTTCATGGGTCTTCTGGCAGTAGTAGTcacaataaaaatgaagatgcTGGTGCGCTTGGTTCATCTTCTGTTTCCAAGAAAGTTACATCTGAATCGGATACTGGTTCATCACTGAACAAGGTTGGGATCTTGGAAAGGATCAATCTGACACCAGCATTTGCATCTCATTTTAGACGGGATGTCATTTTCCTTATGGCTGCTGTACAGAGAGAAATTGGGGGGCAGGCTGTTCCAACTGCCAGTGAAAAACCAATAGAAATTTCTGATATTTTGAGTCCTGAGTTCCTTACATCCATAACAGACTGCACCTATGAGGTTTGTTCTGATGATCCAAGAACTGCTGTGATAGCTGACCTGGTAAAAAGTATCAGGGACCTTCAGGAAGAAGTGAAAGGGCAAAAGGAATGGGCTCACCGGAAAGTGGTAGATTCCGCGAAAAGGTTAAGTAAAGATTTGCTGGAACTTAAGATGTTAAGGATGGAGAAATTGGAtaaggaaaaaaggaaaaatgacaaaatccaTGCTGAAAAGTCATGCGTATTGAGGCTTATGGAGACAGAACAGTCCCTGCGAAAAGTGAATCTTGAAGTAAGCTTCATGACTGAGACTGTGAGAAGGCTGGAAACTAAAAATTCCCAAATTAGAGCAGATATTCAAGCACTTAAGTTGAACGCTTCAGAGTCTAACAGAGAGATGAAAGAAGTTCTGACGAGAGAAAGGAGATGCATGAAAAAGCTTGCTGATTTTGGGAAGCAGACCAGCATATTTCGATCACAGTGTGAGGAAGAGAAGCAGAGGCTGCTGCAGCTGGAACTAGAGTTGCTTGAAGTAGAGAAAGAAGCTGCAGAAGCTGAG CAGATGAAATGGAAGCAGgaaattaaggaaaaagaGCATATGGTTGCCGTGCTGGCTGAAGAAACTAGAAAGGTGCAGATTCATAAAGCTGAGTCAAGAGCCCAGTTGTTAAAGCTGCGCAAGAAAGTGGAGATAGACAGTCGGCTAGCAAGGGATGACCGTAAAAGACTTGAAGATGAGCTCTCTCGTCTCCGCATGTCTTGTCAAATGCCAGATATGTTACTGGAGGATGACAGTTTCTGGAGCAACATCACTGAAGCAACGGCATCATCATCTACTGCTCCATATGGATCTTCTCAAGAAACCTCCAGGCACTGGAACTGCATGCTTTGCTTGCAGAATGAAGTGTCTGTGGTGTTCTTACCTTGCACACACCAAGTCATTTGTTTTCCTTGTTATGAAAGGAACTTCAAAACAGTGGGTGGCCTGTGTCCATATTGTCAGGTAAAAATTGAAGAGAGCATCAGAGTTTATGGTCCAAGCTCCTAA
- the LOC105167146 gene encoding ent-kaurenoic acid oxidase 1 yields the protein MGLEVLVGCLIGLWIVRWVLRRVNCWYYEMKLGEKRYELPPGDLGWPFIGNMPSFLRAFKSSNPESFVSTFVNRFGHTGLYKVHMFGNPSIIVTTAEACRKVLTDDECFKPGWPSATVNLIGRKSFVGIFDEEHKWLRKLTAAPVNGHEALTVYMKYIEDNVVTALEKWAGMGQIEFLTELRKLTFRIIMHIFLSTESEQVQEALEREYTALNYGVRAMAVNIPGFAYHNALKARKNLVAVLQAIVTKRREWRRINPPTVKKDMMDALVDAEDEHGRKLTDEEIIDILIMYLNAGHESSGHTAMWATVFLQKNPDVFKRAKAEQEEIVRNRPPDQKGLTLKEIRKMEYLNKVIDETLRVVTFSLVVFREAKKDVNVCGYTIPKGWKVLVWFRSVHFDPETYTDPKKFDPSRWDGFTPKAGNFLPFGGGSRLCPGNDLAKLEISVFLHHFLLNYELEQQNPGSPLMYLPHTRPKDNCLGRIRRVSSPSVQMGEM from the exons atgggTTTGGAAGTGTTGGTGGGGTGTTTGATTGGGTTGTGGATAGTGAGATGGGTGCTGAGGAGAGTCAACTGTTGGTACTATGAGATGAAATTGGGAGAGAAGAGATATGAACTGCCACCAGGTGATTTGGGTTGGCCTTTCATTGGCAACATGCCCTCCTTTCTCAGGGCTTTCAAGTCCTCCAATCCTGAATCTTTCGTCTCTACCTTTGTTAACAG ATTTGGACATACTGGATTATACAAGGTACACATGTTTGGCAATCCTAGTATCATTGTCACCACCGCAGAAGCATGCCGTAAGGTCTTAACTGACGATGAATGCTTCAAACCTGGCTGGCCATCTGCCACTGTGAATCTTATTGGGAGGAAATCATTTGTTGGCATCTTCGATGAGGAACACAAATGGCTGCGCAAATTAACAGCAGCCCCTGTGAACGGACACGAAGCGTTAACCGTGTACATGAAATATATTGAAGATAATGTCGTAACGGCTCTGGAAAAATGGGCCGGAATGGGACAAATAGAGTTCTTAACTGAGCTCCGAAAGCTTACGTTCAGGATAATTATGCATATTTTCTTGAGCACGGAAAGCGAACAAGTCCAGGAGGCCTTGGAGCGGGAGTACACTGCTCTGAATTACGGAGTCAGGGCCATGGCAGTCAATATACCTGGATTTGCTTATCACAACGCGCTTAAG GCGCGAAAAAATCTCGTGGCAGTTCTCCAAGCCATAGTAACTAAGAGAAGGGAATGGAGGAGGATAAATCCCCCAACTGTGAAGAAAGACATGATGGATGCCCTTGTGGATGCTGAAGACGAGCATGGTAGAAAACTGACTGATGAAGAGATCATCGATATTTTGATTATGTACCTGAATGCCGGCCATGAATCGTCGGGACACACAGCCATGTGGGCAACTGTTTTTCTACAAAAGAATCCTGATGTGTTCAAAAGAGCCAAG GCAGAGCAAGAGGAAATCGTGAGAAACAGACCACCTGATCAAAAAGGTTTGACGCTCAAAGAAATACGCAAAATGGAATATCTGAATAAG GTAATTGATGAAACACTTCGTGTGGTTACATTCTCACTGGTGGTCTTCAGAGAGGCAAAGAAAGACGTCAACGTTTGTG GTTACACCATTCCTAAAGGATGGAAAGTTCTGGTCTGGTTTAGAAGTGTTCATTTCGACCCTGAAACATATACTGACCCCAAGAAGTTTGATCCTTCAAGATGGGAT GGATTTACACCGAAAGCAGGAAACTTCCTGCCTTTTGGAGGGGGAAGCAGATTGTGCCCTGGAAATGATCTCGCCAAGCTTGAAATCTCAGTGTTCcttcaccattttcttttgaacTATGA GCTCGAACAACAAAATCCTGGCAGTCCATTGATGTACCTGCCGCATACAAGGCCTAAGGACAACTGCCTGGGAAGAATCAGAAGAGTCTCTTCTCCGTCTGTACAGATGGGAGAAATGTAG
- the LOC105167156 gene encoding probable serine/threonine-protein kinase At4g35230 isoform X1: MGCLQSKTANVQSPDQEPSHPDSKPDLANGDQVDPEQVPPFKEFGLAELRAATNGFSSELIVSECGEKAPNVVYRGKLRSNRLAAIKRFSKQSWPDPQQFVAEAAGVGKVRHKRLVNLIGCCAEGDERLLVAEYMPNDTLSKHLFHWEKQPLPWEMRVRVAYHMAQALDHCNAENRKIYHDLNAYRILFDEEGDPRLSSFGLMKNSRDGKSYSTNLAYTPPEFLRTGRVIPESVIYSYGTVLLDLLSGKHIPPSHALDLIRGKNVLLLMDSSLEGQYAKEDATTLVELASKCLQYEARDRPDLKFLVNAVAPLQKQQEVASHVLMGLTKTPAVLPTTMLSPFGKACARMDLTAVHDILLKTGYKDEEGAENELSFQEWTQQVQDMLNTKKFGDIAFRDKDFKGAVDYYSKLVSMMSVPSGTVFVRRALSYLMIGQPELALRDAMQAQVCLPEWPTAFYLQALALSKLGMETDARDMLNDGTSFEAKKQNSWRN, encoded by the exons ATGGGCTGTTTGCAGTCCAAAACTGCCAATGTCCAGTCCCCTGACCAGGAACCTTCACACCCTGACTCTAAACCAGATCTGG CAAATGGGGACCAAGTGGATCCAGAACAAGTGCCTCCATTCAAAGAGTTTGGACTTGCAGAACTGCGGGCTGCAACAAATGGTTTTAGCAGTGAGCTGATAGTTTCTGAATGTGGGGAGAAAGCTCCTAATGTTGTCTACAGAGGAAAGCTCCGAAGTAACCGCCTTGCTGCCATTAAACGCTTCTCAAAGCAGTCGTGGCCTGATCCTCAGCAGTTTGTG GCAGAAGCTGCTGGAGTTGGTAAGGTTAGACATAAGAGATTGGTGAACTTAATTGGATGTTGTGCCGAAGGAGATGAACGCCTATTAGTTGCTGAATACATGCCCAATGATACACTGTCAAAGCATCTCTTTCACT GGGAAAAACAGCCTCTGCCATGGGAAATGCGTGTAAGAGTTGCATACCACATGGCACAAGCTCTTGACCACTGCAATGCTGAAAATCGGAAAATTTATCACGACTTAAATGCTTACAGAATTCTTTTTGATGAG GAAGGTGACCCAAGGTTATCTAGTTTTGGTTTGATGAAAAACAGTAGGGATGGGAAGAGCTACAGTACCAATCTAGCTTACACTCCCCCCGAGTTTCTGCGCACAG GCAGGGTTATTCCAGAGAGTGTGATATACAGTTATGGAACTGTTCTTCTGGACCTTCTGAGTGGAAAGCACATTCCACCTAGCCAT GCCTTGGATCTGATAAGAGGAAAAAATGTTCTACTGCTGATGGACTCATCCTTGGAAGGACAATATGCTAAAGAAGATGCTACCACGTTGGTTGAACTTGCATCTAAGTGTCTCCAGTATGAGGCCAGAGATAGACCCGACTTGAAGTTTCTTGTCAATGCTGTGGCACCACTACAAAAGCAGCAGGAG GTTGCGTCACACGTGCTGATGGGTCTAACAAAAACCCCCGCTGTTCTGCCCACCACCATGCTTTCTCCATTTGGAAAGGCATGTGCAAGAATGGATCTTACTGCCGTACATGATATCCTGCTCAAAACGGGCTATAAAGACGAAGAGGGTGCTGAGAACGAG CTGTCATTTCAAGAATGGACACAACAGGTCCAAGATATGCTAAATACAAAGAAATTTGGTGATATCGCATTCAGAGACAAGGATTTCAAGGGTGCTGTAGATTACTACTCCAAG CTGGTGTCAATGATGTCCGTTCCATCTGGCACGGTTTTTGTGAGGCGGGCTCTCTCGTACCTGATGATTGGCCAACCGGAACTGGCCTTAAGAGACGCAATGCAGGCTCAGGTCTGCTTGCCCGAATGGCCCACAGCCTTCTACCTGCAGGCTCTTGCCCTTTCCAAGCTTGGAATGGAGACCGATGCTCGAGACATGCTGAACGATGGCACCTCCTTTGAAGCCAAGAAGCAAAACAGTTGGCGcaactaa
- the LOC105167156 gene encoding probable serine/threonine-protein kinase At4g35230 isoform X2, which produces MTFTRLYFRVIGSCSANGDQVDPEQVPPFKEFGLAELRAATNGFSSELIVSECGEKAPNVVYRGKLRSNRLAAIKRFSKQSWPDPQQFVAEAAGVGKVRHKRLVNLIGCCAEGDERLLVAEYMPNDTLSKHLFHWEKQPLPWEMRVRVAYHMAQALDHCNAENRKIYHDLNAYRILFDEEGDPRLSSFGLMKNSRDGKSYSTNLAYTPPEFLRTGRVIPESVIYSYGTVLLDLLSGKHIPPSHALDLIRGKNVLLLMDSSLEGQYAKEDATTLVELASKCLQYEARDRPDLKFLVNAVAPLQKQQEVASHVLMGLTKTPAVLPTTMLSPFGKACARMDLTAVHDILLKTGYKDEEGAENELSFQEWTQQVQDMLNTKKFGDIAFRDKDFKGAVDYYSKLVSMMSVPSGTVFVRRALSYLMIGQPELALRDAMQAQVCLPEWPTAFYLQALALSKLGMETDARDMLNDGTSFEAKKQNSWRN; this is translated from the exons ATGACTTTTACCCGCCTATATTTTCGGGTTATTGGAAGTTGTTCGG CAAATGGGGACCAAGTGGATCCAGAACAAGTGCCTCCATTCAAAGAGTTTGGACTTGCAGAACTGCGGGCTGCAACAAATGGTTTTAGCAGTGAGCTGATAGTTTCTGAATGTGGGGAGAAAGCTCCTAATGTTGTCTACAGAGGAAAGCTCCGAAGTAACCGCCTTGCTGCCATTAAACGCTTCTCAAAGCAGTCGTGGCCTGATCCTCAGCAGTTTGTG GCAGAAGCTGCTGGAGTTGGTAAGGTTAGACATAAGAGATTGGTGAACTTAATTGGATGTTGTGCCGAAGGAGATGAACGCCTATTAGTTGCTGAATACATGCCCAATGATACACTGTCAAAGCATCTCTTTCACT GGGAAAAACAGCCTCTGCCATGGGAAATGCGTGTAAGAGTTGCATACCACATGGCACAAGCTCTTGACCACTGCAATGCTGAAAATCGGAAAATTTATCACGACTTAAATGCTTACAGAATTCTTTTTGATGAG GAAGGTGACCCAAGGTTATCTAGTTTTGGTTTGATGAAAAACAGTAGGGATGGGAAGAGCTACAGTACCAATCTAGCTTACACTCCCCCCGAGTTTCTGCGCACAG GCAGGGTTATTCCAGAGAGTGTGATATACAGTTATGGAACTGTTCTTCTGGACCTTCTGAGTGGAAAGCACATTCCACCTAGCCAT GCCTTGGATCTGATAAGAGGAAAAAATGTTCTACTGCTGATGGACTCATCCTTGGAAGGACAATATGCTAAAGAAGATGCTACCACGTTGGTTGAACTTGCATCTAAGTGTCTCCAGTATGAGGCCAGAGATAGACCCGACTTGAAGTTTCTTGTCAATGCTGTGGCACCACTACAAAAGCAGCAGGAG GTTGCGTCACACGTGCTGATGGGTCTAACAAAAACCCCCGCTGTTCTGCCCACCACCATGCTTTCTCCATTTGGAAAGGCATGTGCAAGAATGGATCTTACTGCCGTACATGATATCCTGCTCAAAACGGGCTATAAAGACGAAGAGGGTGCTGAGAACGAG CTGTCATTTCAAGAATGGACACAACAGGTCCAAGATATGCTAAATACAAAGAAATTTGGTGATATCGCATTCAGAGACAAGGATTTCAAGGGTGCTGTAGATTACTACTCCAAG CTGGTGTCAATGATGTCCGTTCCATCTGGCACGGTTTTTGTGAGGCGGGCTCTCTCGTACCTGATGATTGGCCAACCGGAACTGGCCTTAAGAGACGCAATGCAGGCTCAGGTCTGCTTGCCCGAATGGCCCACAGCCTTCTACCTGCAGGCTCTTGCCCTTTCCAAGCTTGGAATGGAGACCGATGCTCGAGACATGCTGAACGATGGCACCTCCTTTGAAGCCAAGAAGCAAAACAGTTGGCGcaactaa
- the LOC105167156 gene encoding probable serine/threonine-protein kinase At4g35230 isoform X3, giving the protein MPNDTLSKHLFHWEKQPLPWEMRVRVAYHMAQALDHCNAENRKIYHDLNAYRILFDEEGDPRLSSFGLMKNSRDGKSYSTNLAYTPPEFLRTGRVIPESVIYSYGTVLLDLLSGKHIPPSHALDLIRGKNVLLLMDSSLEGQYAKEDATTLVELASKCLQYEARDRPDLKFLVNAVAPLQKQQEVASHVLMGLTKTPAVLPTTMLSPFGKACARMDLTAVHDILLKTGYKDEEGAENELSFQEWTQQVQDMLNTKKFGDIAFRDKDFKGAVDYYSKLVSMMSVPSGTVFVRRALSYLMIGQPELALRDAMQAQVCLPEWPTAFYLQALALSKLGMETDARDMLNDGTSFEAKKQNSWRN; this is encoded by the exons ATGCCCAATGATACACTGTCAAAGCATCTCTTTCACT GGGAAAAACAGCCTCTGCCATGGGAAATGCGTGTAAGAGTTGCATACCACATGGCACAAGCTCTTGACCACTGCAATGCTGAAAATCGGAAAATTTATCACGACTTAAATGCTTACAGAATTCTTTTTGATGAG GAAGGTGACCCAAGGTTATCTAGTTTTGGTTTGATGAAAAACAGTAGGGATGGGAAGAGCTACAGTACCAATCTAGCTTACACTCCCCCCGAGTTTCTGCGCACAG GCAGGGTTATTCCAGAGAGTGTGATATACAGTTATGGAACTGTTCTTCTGGACCTTCTGAGTGGAAAGCACATTCCACCTAGCCAT GCCTTGGATCTGATAAGAGGAAAAAATGTTCTACTGCTGATGGACTCATCCTTGGAAGGACAATATGCTAAAGAAGATGCTACCACGTTGGTTGAACTTGCATCTAAGTGTCTCCAGTATGAGGCCAGAGATAGACCCGACTTGAAGTTTCTTGTCAATGCTGTGGCACCACTACAAAAGCAGCAGGAG GTTGCGTCACACGTGCTGATGGGTCTAACAAAAACCCCCGCTGTTCTGCCCACCACCATGCTTTCTCCATTTGGAAAGGCATGTGCAAGAATGGATCTTACTGCCGTACATGATATCCTGCTCAAAACGGGCTATAAAGACGAAGAGGGTGCTGAGAACGAG CTGTCATTTCAAGAATGGACACAACAGGTCCAAGATATGCTAAATACAAAGAAATTTGGTGATATCGCATTCAGAGACAAGGATTTCAAGGGTGCTGTAGATTACTACTCCAAG CTGGTGTCAATGATGTCCGTTCCATCTGGCACGGTTTTTGTGAGGCGGGCTCTCTCGTACCTGATGATTGGCCAACCGGAACTGGCCTTAAGAGACGCAATGCAGGCTCAGGTCTGCTTGCCCGAATGGCCCACAGCCTTCTACCTGCAGGCTCTTGCCCTTTCCAAGCTTGGAATGGAGACCGATGCTCGAGACATGCTGAACGATGGCACCTCCTTTGAAGCCAAGAAGCAAAACAGTTGGCGcaactaa